A DNA window from Vigna unguiculata cultivar IT97K-499-35 chromosome 10, ASM411807v1, whole genome shotgun sequence contains the following coding sequences:
- the LOC114166688 gene encoding FRIGIDA-like protein 3, which yields MEDSDSVATLMDSTTSKIQQLQKAFAELESYRAVTLNMKWKELEEHFHGLEKSLKRRFHELEDQEKEFENKTMKARQLLEKREAAVFAKEQASFQRIQEKRDSAVFAIVNAREKHRKISSRELATVSNVGKGGIVVVEEKPVDTVSAAAEGNVEDVKLPENGNVELVSYPELVKLCKEMDAAGIRKFISDNRKNLAAVRDEIPNALRAAPNAARLVLDSLEGFYCTEVSNQDVKKDANLLGLRRTCIMLMECLCDFLSNSDCVSNVISEDIKDRAKAVAEEWKPKLDALDIDASNGNSLEAHAFLQLVASFGIASGFDEEELSRLIPMVSRRRQTADLCRFLGLSEKMSGVIEILVNSGRQIDAVNLAFAFDLTEQFSPVSLLKSYLKDARKASSPVKSVNSSPTAQIEVNERELVALKAVIKCIEEHKLDEQYPLDPLQKRLIQLEKAKADKKRETEATKPQPKRPRANGAGYGPRVTNIPCDKTSYARVADRYPQYVYERPPYMYPAPTDNHCPPLMSTATYNISPSLGNYFGNGYQYQATYLH from the exons ATGGAAGACTCGGATTCAGTTGCTACACTGATGGACTCTACAACTTCTAAGATACAGCAGCTGCAGAAGGCATTTGCTGAACTTGAAAGTTATCGGGCTGTTACTCTTAACATGAAATGGAAAGAACTAGAGGAACATTTTCATGGTCTTGAGAAATCCTTGAAGAGGCGCTTTCATGAATTGGAAGACCAGGAGAAAGAGTTTGAAAACAAGACAATGAAAGCTCGCCAGCTGTTGGAGAAGCGGGAAGCTGCTGTTTTTGCCAAGGAGCAAGCTTCGTTCCAGAGGATTCAAGAGAAAAGAGACTCTGCTGTATTTGCCATTGTAAATGCTCGAGAAAAGCACAGGAAGATTTCATCACGCGAATTGGCTACTGTCTCAAATGTTGGTAAAGGAGGGATAGTAGTTGTGGAGGAGAAACCTGTGGATACTGTGTCCGCTGCAGCTGAAGGTAATGTGGAAGATGTAAAACTTCCTGAAAATGGAAATGTGGAGTTGGTGTCTTATCCAGAGTTGGTGAAATTATGCAAAGAGATGGATGCTGCTGGAATTCGCAAATTCATATCTGATAACCGTAAGAACCTGGCTGCTGTAAGGGATGAAATACCAAATGCATTAAGAGCTGCTCCTAATGCTGCCCGTTTAGTTTTAGATTCTCTGGAAGGATTTTACTGTACGGAAGTGTCAAATCAGGATGTAAAGAAGGATGCTAACTTATTGGGTCTACGGCGGACTTGTATCATGCTGATGGAATGTCTTTGTGATTTCCTGAGCAACTCAGATTGTGTTTCTAATGTAATTTCAGAAGATATCAAGGACAGGGCAAAGGCAGTTGCTGAAGAGTGGAAACCCAAATTGGATGCTCTTGACATAGATGCTAGCAATGGGAATTCCTTGGAGGCTCATGCATTTTTACAACTTGTAGCTAGTTTTGGTATTGCCTCTGGTTTTGATGAGGAGGAGTTATCCAGATTGATTCCAATGGTATCTCGACGCCGTCAAACTGCTGATTTGTGTCGTTTCCTTGGGCTGTCAGAAAAGATGTCTG GTGTAATTGAGATTTTGGTGAACAGTGGGCGGCAAATTGATGCTGTTAACTTGGCTTTCGCATTTGATCTTACTGAACAGTTTTCTCCCGTTTCTTTACTGAAGTCTTACTTGAAAGATGCAAGAAAAGCTTCTTCTCCTGTTAAAAGTGTTAACTCATCTCCCACTGCACAG ATTGAGGTTAATGAACGAGAGCTGGTTGCTCTTAAGGCTGTAATAAAGTGCATCGAAGAACATAAACTTGATGAGCAGTATCCTCTGGATCCTCTGCAGAAACGATTAATACAGTTAGAGAAGGCGAAAGCTGACAAGAAGAGAGAAACTGAAGCAACAAAACCTCAACCGAAGAGACCCCGCGCAAATGGTGCGGGATACGGTCCACGTGTCACTAACATCCCCTGTGATAAAACTTCGTATGCTAGAGTTGCTGACAGGTATCCACAGTATGTATACGAGCGACCACCGTACATGTACCCTGCACCAACTGATAATCATTGCCCCCCTCTCATGAGCACTGCAACGTATAACATCTCTCCCAGCCTTGGCAACTACTTTGGAAATGGGTATCAGTACCAAGCCACTTATCTCCACTAG
- the LOC114166711 gene encoding FRIGIDA-like protein 3, with translation MEDTDSVATLIDSTTSKIQQLQKAFAELESYRAVTLNLKWKDLEEHFHGLEKSLKRRFHELEDQEKEFENKTRKAREILEKRQAAVYAKEQATLQGLQEKRDAAVFDIMNAREKHRKVSSSELAIVSNRGNGALYVEEKPVDAVSFAAEGKVEEVELSPEIETVELSYPDLVKLCKEMDAAGLHKFISDNRKNLAAVREEIPYALSAAPNAACLVLDSLEGFYCTEVSNQDVKKDANLLGLRRTCIMLMECLCDFLRNSDCVSNVISDDIKDRAKTVAEEWKPRLGALDMDASNGNSLEAHAFLQLLASFGIASGFNEEELCRLIPMVSRRRQTADLCRYLGLSEKMPGVIEVLVNSGRQIDAVNLAFAFDLTEQFSPIPLLKSYLKDARKTSSPVKSVNSSPIAQIDVNERELIALKAVIKCIEDHKLDEQYPVEPLQKRVSQLEKAKADKKRVTEATKPQPKRPRANSGGYGPRVTNFPSDKTCYARVADRYPPPPQYVYDRSYMYPAPADNHCAPLMASATYNISPNPANYFGNGYQYQATYLH, from the exons ATGGAAGACACGGATTCAGTTGCTACGCTGATAGATTCTACAACTTCCAAGATACAACAGCTGCAAAAGGCGTTTGCTGAACTTGAAAGTTACCGTGCTGTTACTCTGAACCTGAAATGGAAAGACCTAGAGGAACATTTTCATGGTCTTGAGAAATCCTTGAAGAGGCGATTTCATGAATTGGAAGACCAGGAAAAAGAGTTTGAGAACAAAACGAGGAAGGCTCGGGAAATACTGGAAAAGCGGCAAGCAGCTGTTTATGCCAAGGAGCAAGCCACGTTGCAGGGGCTTCAGGAGAAACGGGATGCTGCTGTATTTGATATTATGAATGCTCGAGAAAAGCACAGGAAGGTTTCGTCAAGTGAATTGGCTATTGTCTCTAATAGGGGTAATGGGGCACTGTATGTGGAGGAGAAACCAGTAGATGCCGTGTCCTTTGCGGCTGAAGGTAAAGTGGAAGAGGTGGAACTTTCTCCTGAAATTGAAACTGTGGAGCTTTCTTATCCAGATTTGGTAAAACTATGTAAAGAGATGGATGCTGCGGGACTTCACAAATTCATATCTGATAACCGTAAGAACCTTGCTGCTGTAAGGGAGGAAATTCCATATGCATTAAGTGCTGCTCCTAACGCTGCCTGTTTAGTTTTAGATTCTCTGGAAGGATTTTACTGTACAGAAGTGTCAAATCAGGATGTAAAGAAGGATGCTAACTTATTGGGTCTTCGACGAACATGTATCATGCTGATGGAATGTCTGTGTGATTTCCTGAGAAACTCAGATTGTGTTTCTAATGTAATTTCAGATGATATCAAAGACAGGGCAAAGACAGTTGCTGAGGAATGGAAACCCAGATTGGGTGCTCTTGACATGGATGCTAGCAATGGGAATTCCTTGGAAGCTCATGCATTTTTGCAACTTCTAGCAAGTTTTGGTATTGCATCTGGTTTTAACGAGGAGGAGTTATGCAGGCTAATTCCAATGGTATCTCGACGTCGCCAAACTGCTGATTTGTGCCGTTACCTTGGGTTGTCAGAGAAGATGCCTG GTGTCATTGAGGTTTTGGTGAATAGTGGGCGGCAAATTGATGCTGTTAACTTGGCTTTTGCATTTGATCTTACAGAACAATTTTCTCCCATTCCTTTACTGAAGTCTTACTTGAAGGATGCTAGGAAAACTTCTTCTCCCGTCAAAAGTGTTAACTCATCTCCCATAGCACAG ATTGATGTTAACGAGCGAGAGCTGATTGCACTTAAGGCTGTAATTAAGTGCATTGAAGATCATAAACTTGATGAGCAGTATCCTGTGGAACCTCTCCAGAAACGAGTGAGCCAACTGGAGAAGGCGAAGGCTGACAAGAAAAGGGTAACTGAAGCAACAAAACCTCAACCCAAGAGACCTCGTGCTAACAGTGGTGGATATGGTCCACGTGTCACTAACTTTCCATCTGACAAAACTTGCTATGCTAGAGTTGCTGACAGGTATCCTCCTCCTCCTCAATATGTGTATGACCGATCTTACATGTACCCTGCACCAGCTGACAATCACTGCGCCCCTCTCATGGCTTCTGCAACTTATAACATCTCTCCTAATCCTGCCAACTACTTTGGGAATGGTTATCAGTACCAAGCCACATATCTCCACTAG